From the genome of Chaetodon trifascialis isolate fChaTrf1 chromosome 4, fChaTrf1.hap1, whole genome shotgun sequence:
CCTCCTCCTCCGGGGCCGCCGCCATGTTCGGCCAGCCGGGCAGCGTCCACTGGCGACCGGCGGGACTGCGAGAGATTCGGCGCCGCAGCAGCCAGTCGAGCACCCGCCCGGGCAGACGGTGTAGGAGGGGGGCGGGCTATTGTAATGGTGTTGGAGGGTataggagggagagagagagagagagagagagagagagagagagagagagagagagagagagagagagagagagagagaaagagagagagagagagagagagagagagagaggaggtggttGATGAGATTCTGTTCCTTTTCCTGTAAGTCAGCTAAACCTGCTCAGGTTCCAACAAGAGCACACTGGCCAGTGAAAAGAGACTCAGATCACATCATGCCAGCTCTCCTGTGTGCCTTATATCTGCAGGGGAGAGAGCTCAAATGATTAGTCAGTGAATTACTTCAGGAAATTAGCATTTGCATTAAGAATTTTGGTAAttgattaaaatgtcatttatcaactaaaaATGCCAAATAATCTGTGTAAGACTATTAGTTCAACAAAATAAGCGATCTGATGATTTTTCACTGTTACTTGACAGAATAATTAAGAGTAATTATCTACAGATAcattataatgaaaataatcatttcctGCAGCCCCTTTTCAGTTTCATATCAACCACATAAGCCTATAAGTCACTTTTAGTAATACTGTAGgtcaataaaaatataaagcTCACACTTGATATTGAAATGGTATTGGCCAGTTTAAACTCCCATTATAGCTATCCTGCAGAATCAAAGCATGCTTGTGTACAATTTGGGCCCTTTTGGAAATCTCACAGGCATCTTTGCCCTGAGAACAATGCCCCATTCCATTTATAGAAATGTCCAGTTTTCTCCCACCTCCTTCAAATTCCCCTTTGAATGATCAAATCTGCCTGGCAGCTCCCATCATAAAGGAAATATGTGCCTCTTTGAGAGAAGCTGTCTGACAGCACAAGCCAATGATCATTTAGTTTGACAACACCTGCGAGACTGGCcaataaaaatgcattcagGGTGGGACAAAGATTGTAGAAGGGACAGGATAGACTGTGCTCAGACTGCAGGgccaaacacaaagacacaccaGGAGCTCTCTGTTCTCATAACAGGCTATGGAATTAATAATGGAAAAACATGATACGAAACAAATGCAGCCTATTCCATGAAACTGGGTTgctgtcaacaaacacacactgtagctgggatttctttttttaaaggccAACTATTGTACAGTATTCATAGATATTGCATATGAAGCAGGAATAAGATAGTGGGAACATAAAAGGACTCGGGGTTGGTTTGGCACCACCTTAACTGACTGAAATAGCACTTGAGTTTAGCATTGTAAAAATCCACAGAAAGTCTCATGTTCACTAAAACATAGAATTCTTACCTGcctcatttgtttgtgtgacctCATTGAGACTAATGAAATCATCCATCTATCACAGATTACACAGGATTATCATAGTAAAACACCTTCATATATTCCTTGTTAACACTGGGTTTAATACTCTATCAATCCAATGCTGGCCTCTGGTGGAGAAGGGAGAATCAGAAACGTCTGTAACTGGGTTCATAGTTATTTCAGTAACAAAGCAGGACAGAGGGACTGTGCAGCAAAGTAAAtcaacatcatttttttttttttttttttggcatctgGATAAAAGTAAATAAGGCAGGGCAGCTAACAAATCAAACTTTCGGTTGCGTACTTGTTATGAATAAACAGAAATGATTTCACATGCGGTAAAAAAAGAGACCACTGCGGTACAAATGCTCCCCCTGCTGGTCGTATCTGGTTTTGGAGGGTTGTTCTTTACTTCGACGATCTTCCTGATAGGCTCATTTCCTGACAGACAAACCAATCCACTACAGCCGCCGAGCTGTTTGACGTGAGGAAAACGCCCACTGAGTTCCTGATTTCCTTCAGCTGACGGTGTTAGCTTCGGTGACAGTCAGGTAGTTAGCCTTAGTAAACCTCAGCTTTAATAAAGGACTCAGCTCAGAATAACTTAAGAACCATGGCACATTCTTAATGTAACGTTAATGTGATGCTGGTGAAGCCGTTGTCAATAGGTTTCCTTGGATGCCAGcgctagcttgttagcatgctacctTCTGTGTAACCTGTTACCTTATCTAGCTAGCATACCTTACAGCTAGCTAACGACAGGCTCGGTTAACTGCGCTGGAGATGGTCCATGCTCGTTAGAGTGCATAACAGCTGCTGCGGTATTACTTTATTACTGAAGGAGTCACACTTAATCCTCTGATGCCATGATTAGCAAATACAGTGAAGTAACATGCTGCCACGATGACCTTCCCGAGAACAAAACTGAGCTAGTCCGAGTCTGTGCCAGTTGGTCACCGTATTTCTCGCCCCCAAGCATCTGTTTCTGTGAAGCAGTCAGACTTTGAAGAAACCCCTGATGTGTTTGACAACACAGTCAAATTCACTTCACTTTTGAAGGCATTTCCAGATTGAGCGAACAATCGGAAGAGCAGTCGGAAGTGACATATCTGACATatcgcctttttttttttttttttggtcagacTTTGTCTTGTGATCATTTTAAGAAAACAGCTTTGTTTGCATTGCAGTGCCAGGatcagcagtgttttcatggtgaatactgaatactgttcatttttctcctcttgtcaGAACCTGATGATTGTGCGTCAGTTCACTCGCAGAGGCGTAATAAACTCTTATCTGTATGCCCACCTTCAAAGACCCCAGGTTAACCAAGACATGGCCAGACCCAGTTCAGGTAGTTCAtcgtctctgtttctgttgcacCCTCTTGCTGATCAATTATGATATAGTCTTCCATAATTCCATGAGCTTCCACTATTGgcatttatgtttttgtgtctgtgcagacCTTGCAGCATTCAGGGAGATTTTCTCCAATGCCAAGAATATAGCCATCATCACCGGAGCGGGGGTGAGTGCTGAGAGTGGAGTCCCCACcttcagaggagcaggaggctaCTGGAGAAAATGGGAGGCACAGGTATGCAAACATGTAATTGTGTTATTTAACCAAACTGCATTATACAGAGAGATGTTTCTGTAGTGTAGAATACCCTCATTGGTGTAAATGGAGTGGGCAATAATACAGACAGCTGTCAGCAGAAAGCAAtacaacagcaccacaaactgcagcttccAAAATGATTTACTGTAGGACTGTTGAATTAGCTTTAGTTCAGCATACCTTATAAACTGGCTTATAAAGTGTCTTATACAATGCTGTTTTAAATTTCCATCTATCGCTCTCTCCATCTACTGCTGTTTATCCCTCCCTTATTTCCTACTGGTAGGAGGGCTAATTTTAATCTATTAGTCAAATATGTGACTCCCTCCATGCTTCCATCCACACAGCAGCTAACACACAAgaatattaaacatttttttcttgtgtcAGTTCATACAAATCGGTGCGTAAGTCTTTAATGGAAAACTGCAAGACGGCATTTTAAAAAGTTCATAGTTCAGTTCAGAGtcataaaacagtgaaaagcttTCACAAGGGTGAACTTTTTGCTGTGAGTGCTTGTAGGAAACCTAAATAACTAGTCCTACTCTGGTTGGGGAGCCTGCACCCATTGAGTCACTCCTTAGAAATGCACCGATAGTTTTACTATGACTGAAACTCGTTCTGACTCCAAACATACTGAATTGTTTGGGAGCTGAAGCTGAGTGGAAACTGTGCTGTGCAGATGTGCTCAGCTGTCTCTGCTggcttttcttctctcttctatTAACAGTTTATTTTGCCCCTTGGAGTTTATTTAGCATACATTTCCAACAAGCAAAATCAAGTGAAAAAGGAGCTTCAGTGCTAATCGTTATCTCTGAGGAAGCTTTTGATCAGCACTGACTTTTGTCAGCATTAATAAccatttctcacattttcatcTTGCAGCAACTTGCCACCCCTGAGGCCTTCTCCAGGAATCCCTCTCGTGTTTGGGAGTTTTACCACTACCGCCGCGAGGTCATGCTCACAAAAAATCCCAACCCCGCCCACCTGGCCATTGCAGAGTGTGAGGAGCGACTGAGCAAACAAGGACGCGAGGTTACAGTCATCACTCAAAATATCGACGAGCTCCACCGCCGCGCCGGATCCAGAAACATCCTGGAAATCCACGGCAAGTAGAAAAGAGTGAAGAcaccttttctttatttttaagacaaaacaggaagaaattGTAGTAGTTGTTTTCAAACTAATCTGTTCTATCTTGTATTTTTAATCCAGGAAGTCTGTTTAGAACACGCTGTATGAGCTGCGGCCATGAAGCAGCCAATTACAAGAGCCCCATCTGTGCCGCTCTGGAGGGAAAAGGGTAAGAGCCTCATCTGATGTCGTTTGGTGAATTAGACTGTTTTCATCAGCAATATGACAATTTGTAATGAGAGATATTCATCATATTCATTTGGACACAAAATGCCAGCGCAGAAAGGTCTGTTTGAGTCTGTCAGATGTCAGGAGCTAAAATAACACCCGATGACGCAGTGAAAAGGAAAATCTGTGACCgaaatgaaat
Proteins encoded in this window:
- the sirt5 gene encoding NAD-dependent protein deacylase sirtuin-5, mitochondrial isoform X1, whose translation is MIVRQFTRRGVINSYLYAHLQRPQVNQDMARPSSDLAAFREIFSNAKNIAIITGAGVSAESGVPTFRGAGGYWRKWEAQQLATPEAFSRNPSRVWEFYHYRREVMLTKNPNPAHLAIAECEERLSKQGREVTVITQNIDELHRRAGSRNILEIHGNLFRTRCMSCGHEAANYKSPICAALEGKGAPDPDTDDARIPVQQLPRCEQTGCHGLLRPAVVWFGETLDSDILTCAEKALDSCDLCLVVGTSSVVYPAAMFAPQVAARGVPVAEFNMENTPATMRFKFHFHGPCGTTLPPALARHETEQS
- the sirt5 gene encoding NAD-dependent protein deacylase sirtuin-5, mitochondrial isoform X2; translation: MIVRQFTRRGVINSYLYAHLQRPQVNQDMARPSSDLAAFREIFSNAKNIAIITGAGVSAESGVPTFRGAGGYWRKWEAQQLATPEAFSRNPSRVWEFYHYRREVMLTKNPNPAHLAIAECEERLSKQGREVTVITQNIDELHRRAGSRNILEIHGSLFRTRCMSCGHEAANYKSPICAALEGKGAPDPDTDDARIPVQQLPRCEQTGCHGLLRPAVVWFGETLDSDILTCAEKALDSCDLCLVVGTSSVVYPAAMFAPQVAARGVPVAEFNMENTPATMRFKFHFHGPCGTTLPPALARHETEQS